ttGAATTGTGGTATATGTAGGTAGTATATGTAGGTAGTATATGTAGGTAGATTGTGATTGTGATTATGGGATTAGTGCTTTTCCTACAGATATTTTAATGAATATGATCATATAAATGGTTGTGTGGATATAGTATATGTAGGTAGTTTGAATATAGTATAGGTTTTTCTGCGCTTCTTATGAACTTCTTATGCTttacttgaatcttttaattttatgttgtCTGATGTTGATTTCATGTTGAATTTTCAGGATGGAAGATATTCTACCAGGGCCACTTAGTCAGGAAGTTATCGTAGATAACTCGTATCATGTGAGTGCTGATGTTTGGGATGGTGTTGATCGGGGTCCATTGGAGTGTATATGTGGCAACCGGTCTATGAGGAGTTGGTTTCTTTCTGATGCTCAGAAGGAAATTCTACATGCTATAGGGCTTGGCGTGTTTGCCAATCCCAAACTTATACTTCAGACTGACGCCAGGCTAGTGACTGCTCTTGTTGAGAGGTGGCGTCCGGAGACCAACACATTCTTCATGAGACAGGGGGAGATGACTGTGACCTTGGAGGATGTTGGTTACATATTGGGGTTGCCTATTCATGGTCGGCCTTTAGTGGGAGATGCTATTGACAACCAGAAGGACTATTTTCCGAGAACTGGTTTGAGGAGTTGTCGACAGCTGACGTGGAGTTGGCTCATACTAGGGGCAGGGAGAGGTACACATGGTTGTTTGAGACGTACGGGAGAGATGATCCTGGTCCTGATCCAGAGCGGATTGCCATCCACACGCAGGCTTATTTGTTCGTTGTTGTAGGTGCTGTtctttttcctactactagtaggAATGTGGTGCATCCCCGATATCTCTGCCATCTTCGCAGACTGAGGGAGGTTCCTACATGGTCTTGGGGTTCGGCAGTGCTGTCTTACTTGTACAGGGGGTTGTATCACGCCACACAGAAGGAGGCCAAAAAGATATCATGTTGTGTGTGGTTGCTGATGCTATGGTCTTATGAGAGGTTCCAGATTGGTAAGGGACCTATTCCCGATGAGAGCAGGGACTCCTATCCGGTAGCTGAGTTCTGGGCTATGCCTGACGAGGATGAGGAAGAGGACGAGGGTAAGGGGAAGCAGGGGAAGGTGGAGGGCAAGGGGAAGGGAAAGGAAGAGGCGAAGGGaaaggggaaggggaagggaAAGGAAGAGGTCAAGGGTAGGGGGAAGGGGAAGGGGTaaggggaaggggaaggagATTGAGAAAGAGGAGGAGATTGAGGAGCAGGGCTGGATTGTGGGTGGGAAGAGGAAACGGGTTAGGCGTGACAGTAGATTGGCGCCTCATCATTGCTTGCCACATTACAAGGGCGAGTTTGATGGAGTAGCATCAGACGTACTGAGTTGGACACCCTATTCCCATTTTCATGAGATGGAAGCGGATTCGGATGGGGATCATGACATATCTGCAGCGGATTGGGAGGCTCGTTATACTTCATTAATTCGTCAAGATGACGGCATGCTTCCTCCAACTCACTGAAGGTAGGTGAATCTAGCATTTCATCCGAATCCGAGAATGAATTGCTTACGTGTGACACTGAGTCATTATCCGAAGCGTCAGTCATTTTACCTACAAATTCAACAATGAACAAGTTAGTTACTACGAAGAACATATAAAccacaaataaaacataagGGATTTCTAATTACAATTGGGTAGTTGAAGCTTTTGTTAAATGATCTTGCTTTTTTTTTCGGACACGTTCTAACACCATGTCCCAACATAGTGCAATAGCGACATTTTCTTTTTGCTTTTGTAAGTTCCTCAAGGGGACTTTTATGACGGTGCTCTTTTTTCCACCCCTTCGTTTTCGACACCAAGAGGTCAAGGATACTCTCATGAAACTTTTCACCGCTTCCTTGTGTTGTTTGTGTATTGAATTCACCTCCTTCACGTTCTACCCCGTCAACGGGCATTTTCTCAATAATCTTCGTTTCTCGATTAATAACCCCAACGGCATATTCATACCGCTCTTTCGACGCCATGCAACTATGACTAAAAGCCATGGTAAGTAAGGTCATGTGGTTAAATCTTTCCGTGGGAGTCAACTCATGAGATGGTGATTCAACTTCAGATGTTTGATATGGCAACACGCCATCAACTCTATTGGCATCCCTTGTCCAACGCTGTTTCACAAAATGTTCCGGTAGTTCCGCCACACACCTCTTCGTCAACACGGCAATAATGTGACGGCATGACATGCCAACATGGTCATACATTCTACAAATGCATGAACCCCATAATGACGCCTTGTTGAATGATACAAGATACGTGGTTCTCTGAGATGCACCCGTCAACGGTCTATAACATTTGTAGAATGTGTCTTCAACATCTTCCAAGGACCGATCTCTATCTTTCTCCACGAAGTACTAATTTGCTTCAACCAATTGTTCTTGAAATCTTCGAAACATTTTTTTGGTATAAATGGAAGCCGCGTGGTGCTCCAAGGTGGTTTTCATTTGCATGCAACGACTTCTATGATACGTCTTGTAATCCTCGTCTTTCTCACGCATAATTTGCCTCTCCAAAGCTTTTTGTGCACCCTCAACAAAATCCTTCAAACCGGTGCAAGAACCAACATAGGCATCAAAAAAGGCATTCATTCCTTCACTTCTTGATGTGGTTTTCTGACACGCAgaaaaagtgttttttttgtGTAAGCCTCGACCCACTTATGCTTCAAAGCATATAACCCTTGAAGCCATGTATTGCCTTCCAAATTGTATTTCAAAATCAAAGCCTTCCACCGATCCTCAAACACAACTTCAGTCAAAGAGTGATAGatgcaattgttgaaatcaaatttaaaccctTCCTTTGAGTAATATGTTGCAAGTTTCTCTGGGAATTTGTTGCTAATGTGCCATGAGCATAACAAATGTGAGGTATTCGGTAGTTGTGATTCAATAGCCGCGGCCATGGCTTGATCTTGATCGGTTATGATAGCTAGGGGTTCTTTGCCTTCCATTGCCTCTAGCCAAGTACTCAAAACCCACTCAAAAGTTGTCTTCAATTCATCCCGCACGAGTGCAAAACCAAAAAGTATTGATTGATAGTGATGGTTGACTCCGGTGAAAGGCACAAACGGCATAGCATATCTATTAGTTCGATATGTTGTGTCAAATGCAACCACATCACCCAAATTTCTATAGGCCATCATAGAGCGGGGATCGACCCATACAAGACACTTCAATCTTTGTTCGTCATCAAGGAGAGTCTTGATGAAAAACTTACCGCCACTCTCTTCTTTCAAACGATACAACAAATCCAAACTGGCTTGAGCATCGTTTACTCCCATGTTGTCCTTTCTAAAATCGCGCACGACATTTCTTAAATGTTGGCTATTAAAACCTACTTGTTCCGCTCCTCCGTGCATTTGACCAAAAATATTCATTTGTTGTCTTGGTGGGACAACTCATCTCCCgtcttattaaatttttttgagcCGCGGTCACATGTCTCTCCCGTCTTATCAAACTCATCTTAGAAGGAGTAACAACTTCGTGATTGTGTTCCAATTCCAAAGAGGTTATCTCCCAATGACTTGATTTTTTCTTATTAACCACGTACATTCTAACTTTGCAACCACTTCTAAGAAGCACATCTCTACGCCGTTTGCCCTTAACACTTCCAACACTACCAATCAATATTTCTTCGTCCTCAACAAGGTTTTTCCCACGTTTTTCTCCTGCTAAATTACAGACGTACATTCGACCATATATGGATTTATCATTGACTCGCCTCTGCGTGTTTTGTATCTTAATTGCAAAACCATGGTTTAAAGCATACGCCCTAAATAAATTTTCCGCCCTTTGTAAATTAGCAAATTTTTGATTCAAGCAACGGATACTAATCTGCTCATCTTCGTCAACAATATTATCACTACTATCATGCAAATTATCACTACTTTCATGCATACTACCTCTATTCTCATGCAATTTCTCTTCTTCATCTAATTGTTCACTACAAAAATACTCCTCACCATCACTATCAACATTAACATACTCAATATTATCTCTATCATTACCACATTTACCATCATCATCATGTACATCAACATAATCACTTTTTTTTAAACCTTTTCTACCTTCAAATCTTGCAAACATCTTATCCATTACAACACAACAAAATAAGAACAACACACCACTACAAATGGAGCTTACCCAAGGGAAGGATGGATCTTGGAAGAGAGAAATGAAGCAATTCTGCTGCTCAAAATGCTGAAATGAAGATATTTTTCGAACTGAAATGTTGAAATTATCACATCTAGGTTATAAATGATCAACTGCACCCGTCTGATAGTTCCGCGGATATTTACCGCGAACCGCTTGAAAAAGTCTCGCGGAAAATATACGCGGAACGTCTTCAGGAAACAGGCAATCCGCGGAAAAAAAACCACGGaacacttaattttttttttttacccgGCTGAGAAGCCATGTGTTGGGTAACGGTTCCGTGACACATAGTTTTCAGGGAACAGCATCCTAGATATAgatcagtggcggaaccaggagtAAAAGTTAGGGGGGgctgaaatattttttcatctATACTTGCATAAATAGCTTGCTCGatatatatcatcatactaTCATTCAGTCATGCATCTCCCATCCTATCACGCTAATAAGTCTTGATCGTTTTATAGCTGAAAAAGCTCTCTCAACAATAGCAATGACAACGGGTAAAACTAGAGCTAACTCAACCAGAAGATAAACTAAGAGATAAGCAGTGTGTCTGTGTGTCTTAACCGTCATGACAGAAAGATTTCCTATACTTCGAAATCCAGATTAATCTTTATCCGCTCTCACATCATAGATAAACTTGTCTAACTCATTTGATAACAACTCCAGGTCTAGTAATTAAAGAGATATCCTTTGGATAAAATTGTGTAAGGCAGAAAATTAATTCCTAGGATCCAAAGAGCAAATATAACGTAGTAGCTCTATGTTTCCTTCTGTAAAACGGTTATCCATCTCTTGGGAAATAAGATCAATAAACTGTTAAATAAAAAGGTAATTAGTAAACAAGTTTTATAACACTGAACATCTTCTAAAAATGTCTCCCTTTCTCTCTTAATAGctgcaatttaattttcatacTTCGAACCATTGtcatagtatatataatatttcaagtTCTTTGTTGTAAAGCTTATGACAAATCATTAGTAATTGCGAAGAAAACTTTCATCAAAAGAACTCATTGAGTTAAGGTAGTGTCAATGTATGCGTATGACTTATGAGAGCATGTCCAAAAAATTCTTCATATGGGCTCTTTAGCCTAAATTTGAAGAATATGGAGATGAAATGAACTCCAACAAACTCCTAGCAGATATAGATAGAGAGCACATGTagggaatattgttggagatattgtgtaatttacttcttaaatagttaagagttgattgtttatattatttttagagaaaagttAAGGAGTTTGTATAAAATACTTCtctatgacatttataattcagcgggggctaaAAAAAACTATACTGGCATCACACTAATTCAGCGGGagctgaaaaaaaaatatacattgtttTTTCGAGATTAtggggggctctagcatcccctagcccccctctggttccgccactgatatagatattgattgattgatagaacaaagttccatgtagtccacatatttaccgtagtaccgtagaccacgtatgttctgcaactatataatggtataaaaacattgcaaaatgtgttattttgcaaatcatgttctataaacatcattattttgttaaaaaattcgACAATCCTAAActttctacaagttaaatagtgaaaaacacatttttctgcaaaacatgttaagtttgcagaacatatttacatattacagaacatatgtgttctacttgtcgaacacaaatgattttcaatatttttcatgaaatagtgatatttatagaatgtattttacaaaataacaagtttcatacattttgcaatgtttttatattattatatagttgcagaacatattgtGCTCTACGGTACtgcagtaaatatgtggactacatggaacttaactcttgattgataacatttttataatatcaaataatgCCATGCGTTCCGACTTCCCAGTTTCCCTAACTCGATTTATAAGTGACTCCATCAGTTCCTTCCTCGTTCAACCGTCGCATTTTGTTACTGCAAGGTGATTTTATTCAACTTGCTTACATATCTGCATTTGTTCCATAATTCAAACTGTAATATTATCACCACTGATCTTTCTTGATAAAAATTGAAACTTTTTATGATCATTGTGAAGTAATCAGAGTTTATGCATCTAGGTTGTTGTGATTCAGGGtttatttgtgatttttttttattttcttgatcGTTAGCTGTTGATGCCTAATTAGATGTTTTTAACATGTAGCATTTGTTAATTATGTGTGTTTCTTGAAATTCATTTGCTTTGAGTGATGAAAATGATGTTCACTTTTTCAAGGTTAGGAGAGTTGtcagaaattatatttattgatttaagATTATTCGTGTAATTTTCATTTTGGTGGTGTTGATTCTTTGTTTGGAATATGTTTGATAAACGAAAAAAAGATGCATTTAGGGTCTGATTTTGGTCGAGGCCTGTTTTACAATTTATACCATTGATGGCGAAAATGAGCTATAAGAGATGTGGTTAGGGGGTGGGAATTTGGAGCTTGTTGAGTTTTCAGGCAGTACTGgatgttattatttttaagttttcgGCAAAAAGATATAGTATATTTCTGCACTTGATTCTATACTTGTTGTTAAAagtaataaatttgtaaataaaagaGAAGTTAAGATAGTTTGTAGCAAAGACTTACTGTAGTATTGTGGGCAAGGATCTTTAAAAACATGATCTGCTTATTATCCGGTCATATTTCTTCCTTATTTTGTCCAAAGGTAGAATAGTCTTCCTCTAATCTTGGAAaccttattaatattaaataatctttaatatttatatggaTATACTGACagtaatcaataattatttcaCATTAATTCATCATCTAGATAATTTAGAGACACTTGTAAAAAGAAATTGCCCTTTCCAGCTTCCACTACCGCATATTGGCTATAACATGATTCCGCTCCCTAGAGCTTttagttattatttattaatatgaaaagaTATAGTTGTTACATGTCACTTTTGTAGCAGTGAGGACTTCAGTATAGAAGCATACGCCTTTCGTCCaatcaactatttttttttcatttcacacTTTTCCTGTTaccttttaaatcaaatatacGTTCTTGAGCACCTTCTTCGTTTTTCTCAAAAAGATTTAGTGATTATATTGGGAGTATAGAGAGTACATCATATTACCTTGTATAAACATTACCTCATATTCATATTAATGTCTTGTGCATTTTGTATTTAAAATGTAATATGTTTTTGTTCTGTATAGAAGGACTTACTTTTAACAGAATACTAGGCTATCAGTTTCCACTGTTTAAATTGGTATATATTCATgtgtataatatttgtaaatctATCGTTTTTATAAGAAATTCTCACCGTTTCTATCGATCTTTGttgcaatatttatatttataagtttCCCCGCTATTCTAGTTGCAAGTGAATGAAACCATTGTCATGCGGAAGCAAAGAAAACGTCACCCTAGAGCTTCTAATAAAAGCAAGCGGAAGACATCAGGAAGTAGCAAAAATAATG
This genomic window from Daucus carota subsp. sativus chromosome 7, DH1 v3.0, whole genome shotgun sequence contains:
- the LOC108194517 gene encoding protein FAR1-RELATED SEQUENCE 5-like: MDKMFARFEGRKGLKKSDYVDVHDDDGKCGNDRDNIEYVNVDSDGEEYFCSEQLDEEEKLHENRGSMHESSDNLHDSSDNIVDEDEQISIRCLNQKFANLQRAENLFRAYALNHGFAIKIQNTQRRVNDKSIYGRMYVCNLAGEKRGKNLVEDEEILIGSVGSVKGKRRRDVLLRSGCKVRIKDNMGVNDAQASLDLLYRLKEESGGKFFIKTLLDDEQRLKCLVWVDPRSMMAYRNLGDVVAFDTTYRTNRYAMPFVPFTGVNHHYQSILFGFALVRDELKTTFEWVLSTWLEAMEGKEPLAIITDQDQAMAAAIESQLPNTSHLLCSWHISNKFPEKLATYYSKEGFKFDFNNCIYHSLTEVVFEDRWKALILKYNLEGNTWLQGLYALKHKWVEAYTKKTLFLRVRKPHQEVKE